One region of Pseudomonas alvandae genomic DNA includes:
- a CDS encoding heavy-metal-associated domain-containing protein, whose protein sequence is MQIFKVQGMSCGHCVKAITQALHAKDSKAEVEIDLGSKTVKVESAVPADTLIEAIREEGYEVSPA, encoded by the coding sequence TTTCAAGGTTCAAGGGATGTCTTGCGGACATTGCGTCAAAGCCATCACCCAGGCGCTCCACGCCAAAGATTCGAAAGCGGAGGTAGAAATCGATCTCGGCAGCAAGACCGTCAAGGTCGAAAGTGCGGTGCCGGCCGATACCCTGATCGAGGCTATCAGGGAAGAGGGGTACGAGGTCAGTCCTGCCTGA